The genomic interval AATTTTTTTCTGTAACCGCTGGTGATAGTAAAAAATATCCGCTTCGGGCTGTAACTTGTATCGTTTTACCCTGATGTATGTTATTTTTTGTTCTGTTATTTAAACCTGTTGGCTCCCCATGCAAAACAGAATAGAGTGTATCAAGAAGGGGAGTAGACTCATCTTCGAAAAAATCACCGGTGATTTCCCAGATAATAACACCTGCTGCTTGATTATCAACAACATACTGTGCTTTATGGGCAATGGACTCTTCATCATCATAGGTTAAAAAATTATTCCCATAAATGGCGTAGGGTACCTTTGCGTCATCATCCCAAAACCTTGTCAGTTCAAGGTGATCCCACTTATCCATTATACTGTGATATGACGGAGCACCACTGTTTGAAGGCCAGTTACCCACATCAGCTTCACCAGAATGGTTGCTTCTCAAATGGTTAGCATCAACAAAGGAACGTCCGTAAAAAGCCACACCCAGAGTAATATTTTGGGCATCTATACCATGCTCTAAAAGGTATCTAAAAGAAGCGTCAAAGCTGTTGTCCTGATTGCTTTCCGCAGACGCGTACAGGGGAGAGTTATGGTCTGTAACATTATGCCAGGGACCATGGTAATCATAGGTCATAATGTTTAGGTAATCAAGAATTGACGCAACTTTTTGTAGCTCTACATCTCTCAAATGAAGTGGTGACGCGGAGAAGCAGGCGGTAAGAACGTAATTACCGTGGGAATCCAGCGTATCGCGAATAGTTTGTAAAAAGGTGGTGAAGTTTTCTTTATCTTCAGGCCCACCGTTATGAGCTTCGTAACCCGGGTACTCCCAGTCTATGTCTATCCCATCAAATCCATAGGTGGTGATTAATTTGATGCAATCAGAGGCAAATTGCGCGGTTTTTACAGGATCCTTTGCGATTGCCGAAAAGTGTTCTGAAAGTGTCCATCCCCCGACGGATGCCAAAACTTGTACCCCATGCTTATGAGCGTTATAGATTAGAGAGGTCGTTTCATCTCTGTTTCCGGTGTTTGGGTCTCTTTGGCCCAGAAGAATATTCTCATCCGCCCAGGGATCATGAAGGGTGATACTACCATCCTCATTTGGTGCCAAAAACGCATAATTTATAATCGTAAATTTATCATATTTTATTGTGAGGGGATTAACGAGTGCGTCTCTGTCGTATATTCTCCAACCGGGATAATAGCCGATAATCTGTTTTGCGCAAGGCAGCGAAATAATAAATAGCAAAAAAAAGAGTGTAAACTTTAGCATAAGTCCTGCTTTTTTGTACGTTTGTACGCAACTATATACAAATGTAGTAAGAAAAATAAAAAAGATGTTCATTATACTATTATATAATACAAAAAAGGCAACTTAAGGTAAAGTATTGAAGATTATAAAAGATTGGCTTCAACATGTTTCTCTGCTAATTGCTGAGCCAGATCATCCAGTTGTTTAAAGGTATAATCATTTGGTACTCCTTTGCACATAACCGGGCTGAGAAGCTCGAAATTGAGGTCTGGTAAGAAGCTTACTATGGAATCAACGGCGCGGGTGTTCCATCCATATGATCCAAACACAGAGGCAAAGAGAAGTTTAGGGCGCAGAGAATTGATTAGAAATGAGAGTGTCGCAATGGCCGGATGAGGTGCTAAATGGATAGTAGGCACTCCCATTATAACCGCTGAAGCATCCACCAGCGATACAGCAATTTTCCAAATATCCGTAACAGCCATATCGAATTGCTGGACGTGTATGTTATAGTCCGAAATCGCTTTTACCAGGTATTCGGTCATTTTTTTTGTATTTCCATGCATAGAAACATAGGGTACAGTAACCATATTTGATGGAAAATCATCGATCCAGTTTTTATAGGCATAGAGAATAAATTGTGGATCATTGTGTACTGGTCCGTGACCGGGAGCGATGATTTTGATTTTAAGCCTGTCAAAAAACTCTATGTGTTTTTTAATTATATGCCTAAAGGGCATCATTA from Chitinispirillales bacterium ANBcel5 carries:
- a CDS encoding glycoside hydrolase family 18 protein; amino-acid sequence: MLKFTLFFLLFIISLPCAKQIIGYYPGWRIYDRDALVNPLTIKYDKFTIINYAFLAPNEDGSITLHDPWADENILLGQRDPNTGNRDETTSLIYNAHKHGVQVLASVGGWTLSEHFSAIAKDPVKTAQFASDCIKLITTYGFDGIDIDWEYPGYEAHNGGPEDKENFTTFLQTIRDTLDSHGNYVLTACFSASPLHLRDVELQKVASILDYLNIMTYDYHGPWHNVTDHNSPLYASAESNQDNSFDASFRYLLEHGIDAQNITLGVAFYGRSFVDANHLRSNHSGEADVGNWPSNSGAPSYHSIMDKWDHLELTRFWDDDAKVPYAIYGNNFLTYDDEESIAHKAQYVVDNQAAGVIIWEITGDFFEDESTPLLDTLYSVLHGEPTGLNNRTKNNIHQGKTIQVTARSGYFLLSPAVTEKNYSISVFDLSGRSVAIDIQESADHLRVYLPKNSSSKLFLLRIKHNQGSYTTLLRHGR
- a CDS encoding FprA family A-type flavoprotein, encoding MIPKAIKENVFYVGAMDWDYRGPGFLYQSPEGTSYNSFFIKGKEKNALIDSVSSSKKELLFEQLKGVEKIDYIVVQHVEQDRSGALWALLQSYPQAKVLCTEKSKQMLLDLITTDASRFEPIEDSQTVALGGKSMQFFETPWVHWPETMCTYIPQDQILFTCDLFGSHIASTELYAYDRLRVYQEAKLYYAQVMMPFRHIIKKHIEFFDRLKIKIIAPGHGPVHNDPQFILYAYKNWIDDFPSNMVTVPYVSMHGNTKKMTEYLVKAISDYNIHVQQFDMAVTDIWKIAVSLVDASAVIMGVPTIHLAPHPAIATLSFLINSLRPKLLFASVFGSYGWNTRAVDSIVSFLPDLNFELLSPVMCKGVPNDYTFKQLDDLAQQLAEKHVEANLL